A window from Cerasicoccus sp. TK19100 encodes these proteins:
- a CDS encoding PEP-CTERM sorting domain-containing protein — protein sequence MKKIHYLAMSAISSVAFTSSLSAAVVGTDNASATAYSGGWLDGTDGSITGPGAYGIWFLNPGADITHEVASVSSLSGNPPSLDTGGVSFRMLGNGAEATAFRFIDPAGLSVGQSFSIDLAVNFRGGNKGIDMRGSGEATIFNFNIGGDDYTVNGAATGNGSIGSAYSDDTLFTLTFEQTSGSGGNWSIARSGGVTDLDSGTYTGIATSFKLYANAGGSNEDALFINNLATVPEPGQYALLFGMGMLGLAFLRRR from the coding sequence ATGAAAAAAATACACTACCTCGCAATGTCCGCCATCAGCAGCGTTGCTTTTACTTCCTCCTTATCTGCCGCCGTTGTCGGAACCGATAACGCAAGCGCTACTGCCTATAGCGGTGGTTGGCTGGATGGAACCGACGGCTCCATCACTGGGCCTGGCGCCTACGGTATTTGGTTCCTGAATCCTGGTGCCGATATTACTCATGAAGTGGCTTCCGTGAGTAGCCTGAGCGGTAACCCTCCCAGCCTCGACACCGGCGGCGTGTCTTTCCGTATGCTCGGCAATGGTGCTGAGGCAACCGCATTTCGTTTTATTGATCCGGCCGGCCTGAGCGTTGGACAGAGCTTCTCAATCGACCTAGCGGTAAACTTCCGAGGCGGCAACAAAGGCATCGACATGCGCGGATCCGGAGAAGCTACGATATTCAACTTTAACATCGGTGGTGACGACTACACGGTGAATGGTGCTGCGACTGGCAATGGCAGTATCGGCAGCGCCTACAGTGACGATACCTTGTTCACCCTTACCTTCGAACAAACTTCTGGCAGCGGTGGCAACTGGTCGATTGCTCGCAGTGGCGGAGTTACTGACCTCGACAGTGGAACTTACACGGGCATCGCGACAAGCTTTAAGCTTTACGCGAATGCCGGTGGTTCAAACGAAGACGCGCTCTTTATCAATAACCTCGCCACGGTTCCTGAGCCTGGCCAATACGCTTTGCTGTTCGGCATGGGCATGCTCGGGTTAGCATTCCTGCGCCGCCGCTAG